CACATACATTTCCACCTTGTTCCTCGTTGGGATGGTGACACAAATTTCATGCCCGTCATTGGTGATGTTAAAATTGTGTCAGAAGAAATTCAAAATTTGCATTGTAAGCTTAAAAATCTATTGTCCTCATCTCATCGGATGAAGAACAAGAATGCGCAGATTCAAAAATATTCAAAATCATAAATCAAATGACTGCGAATCTCTCCTTCAATGTATGTACAGATGCCAAAGGGATCTGCAATGAATAAACACAATATTACATTCTGCTTAATTGTATCCATATGGCTAGCGGGCACCGGAGTTCGCTTAGTAGCTCAAACGAAAACTCAGGCTGAATCTGCCCTTCAGCGTTTAACACCGGAAGAGATTGACCGTAAGTTGAAAGAACTTGGAATATCGAAGGAAGAGGCGATTAATCGGGCTTCTGCATTAAATATTAATCTTGAAGATTATCTTAGGAATATGCAAACGGTACCCGGTGAAACTCCGACTCCAGGTGTTACCGACACGACGCGAGTTGCACCACCGGTATCGGTTGCGCGAGGTGAAGTCACAATTCAAAAGAAAGACACACTACCGGTTCCCGGATTTGAAGGAAGAATTCCATTAATCCTTCGACCGTTTGGGTATAATATCTTTCAGTATTCAGCATCGACATTCCAACCGGTTGTGAATGTAGCAACGCCTCCGTCTTATGTTCTTGGACCCGGTGACGAGGTTACGATCTCAATGTGGGGCGAAACCAAATTGAATTTTCAAATACCGGTTAATAGAGAAGGAAGTATTGTCATTCCTGATGTCGGCCCCATCCATGCAAGCGGTATGACCATCCAGCAGCTTCGGGACAAGATGTTACGGCGCATGAGTGCTGTCTACTCGAGCCTTCACAATGGAGAATCGGGAGCGACTTCTTTCTTGGATGTATCTCTCGGCAAACTGAGAACTCTTCAGATATTTGTCCTTGGAGAAGCGCAGAAACCCGGTGGATATTCACTTTCATCGTTGTCCACAGCGCTTCATGCATTATACCTTTCTGGCGGGCCGACCATGAATGGATCCCTTCGAAACATCCAGATCGTACGTGGAGGAAAGATCTTTGAAACGTTAGATTTCTATGATTATGCATTACGTCCGGATAAGTCGAAGGATATTCGTTTACAGGATGGGGATATTGTGTTTATAAAACCGGCGGGCAAGCGGGTTGCTCTTGTAGGATTTGTAGTACGACCCGCAATTTATGAGTTGAGTGAATCAGAAAAATTTGGCGATGTTATTGGGTTTGCAGGTGGATTACGATTTAACGCTTACATCGATCGGACGCATATTGAACGGATGATACCATTTAATGAACGTAAAGAGTATACTCACAATTTTTTAGACTTTGATCTTCGGTTTACCTCGCATCAGGAGCTCGAAACCAGTAAATTCGAGATGCAGGATGGAGACGTAGTGACAGTGTTTAAGGTGGATACCATACCGGAAAATCGCGTGACGATTACAGGAAGTGTAAAAAAACCTGGTATCTTTGAGCTCAAACCGGGGATGCGTATCAAGGATTTAATCATGGAAGCAGATAGTTTAGATCGAAACACATTCTCTGAACAGGGGATGCTATTTCGATTGCTGCCCAACCTTCGTCATGAAGTAATTTCTTTTAATCCACGGCTTGCACTAGTGAACGACATCCATAATAACGTAGAGTTGAAAAATGAGGATTCAGTTGCCTTATATAAGGAAAGTCTATTCTTTCCTGAACATTCTGTAAGTGTGGGGGGCTCTGTCAGGTCTCAAGGCCAATATCCGCGGAGAGATAGTATGACGATAGCAGATCTCATTGTGATGGCAGGAGGTCTGACTGAGGGTGCATCGAGTCAGGGCTGGGAGCTGGCTCGTTTAGACACAAGTGTAATCGGAGCACTGAGCCTGGTGAAGCAGTTTAATGTTTCAGAGAATTATTGGGAAGATGACTTTTGCAAGCACTTTGTCCTTCATGATTTCGATCATCTCATGATTCCTTCAAATCCGAAATATAATACACAACGGGTTGTAGGTATCTGGGGCTATGTTTTGTATCCGGGTGCGTATGCTCTGCAAAATGAAGGGGAAAAACTATCCAGTATCATTAGGCGTGCGGGAGGATTGAGGCCTGGAGCGTATCTAGAAGGTTCAAGTTTGTTTCGAAAATGGAAAAATGCTGGGTTGGTATCTATTGATTTTGTGAAAGCTCTTGCTGATACGCAATCACTTGATAATATAACCGTTTTACATGAAGACTCGATCAATATTTCCCCTTTACAGGATTTAATTTACATTCGGGGTGAAGTTTTCATGCCTGCTGCTGTTGCTCACAAGCAAGGTGCAAGTCTCAGTTACTACCTCGGCCAGGCCGGCGGATTGAAAGAGACTGGTGATGAAGACAGGGTCTATGTGACACTGCCGAATGGAAAGAAATGGGAACAGGGATGGTTCATCCTTCCTAGTCCGGAGATCCCTGGCGGCACAATCATCAGTGTTCCAAGGAAAATTGAAAGAGAGGACAAAACATTGTCAATTGTCACAAGCTGGGCAACTATTATGGCAAGTTTGGCGACAATGATGATAGCAATCGTGCAAGTAACAAAATAGAGACGAGAGATATCGGATGAATGATCGGATCATTATTGATGAAATATTTAATGAAGAAGAATATTGAAAGCAACTATGGAAGAAAAGAACGAAGAATTACCAAAATCTTTTGTTGATGTACTCGCGGATTTTATCATTAAGATTAAACCTTCTATCGCTTTACTCTGGAGCAAGCGGAAACAGCTTGTGTTGGTAAATGGCGGAGTAGGAATCATTACAATTATCATTCTGTATTTTCTTGTAAATCCATATTATCAAAGTACAGTCACGATCCTTCCTGATTTTGGCAATAAGAGCTCTGATATGCTTGGACAGTTCTCCGGACTTGCTGCGATGGCCGGAGTGAATGTTGGGGGAGATGTATCGACGCAAATCTATCAAAACCTCATTATGAGTGAAACTGTATTGAGTGAGGTGATCTATCGTAAGTATGAAACAAAAGAATATGATAAACCCGTTAATTTGGTAGAATATTTCGATATCAAACCAGACAAGTCCCTTCCTGATACTCTGCAAAATAGAAAAATGTTTTTAAAAATGTATGAAATGTTGATCAAAGGAAATATATCTATAAGCTATGAACTTAAAACCAAAATTCTTACAATGGTTGTGGAAATGCCGGAGTCTAAACTCTCTGCAGATGTAGCAAATACCTTAGTAATCTCGCTCGATAAATACGTAAGAACACAAAGGAAATCTTTTGCAACCGAGCAAAGAAAATATCTTGTTTCTAGAGTTCAACAGATCAAAGATACTTTGACATCGAGTGAAGATGCTTTGAAATCTTTTAGAGAGAAAAATAGACAAATAGCACAGTCTCCAGAGTTATTGCTAGAGCAAAGTAGATTGATGCGGAATGTCGAAATTCAGCAAACAATTTTTATTGAACTAACAAAGCAGCTTGAACTTGTGAAGTTGGCAGAAGTAAAAGATGTACCAGTGGTGAATGTTAGGGAATATGCTAAGGATCCGGTTGTTAAGACAGGTCCGAAACGGGTGATGACACTGGCTCTCATTCTCTTCTTCTCGTTCCTGTGCTCTGCCGGATGGATGATAGGAAGAGAAAAGGTGCATGATACGATTGAGAAGATTAAGAAGGGATAAGTAATAAACTGATGGGATTTGGAAAATAAATAGAGCACAAAATAATTAGTCGGGGGTAGGTGTAAGGAATGAAAGAAATATTACTAAAAAAAATTGAATCAAAAGATTTCACAGTCGGTGTGGTGGGGATGGGATATGTAGGTCTTCCATTGATCTTATGCTTTATAGAAAAAGGTTTTAGAGCAATTGGCATAGATATTGACAAGAAGAAAATTGATACTATCAGAAATGGGAAGTCGTATATCAAGCATATACCAGAAGAACGAATCCTGAAAGCGATTAATTCGAACCTCTTTATACCTACAACTGATTTTTCCAAAGTAGCTGATTGCGATGCGATTCTCATAGCAGTTCCTACACCTCTCAATAAGAATCGTGAACCGGATATGGAATACATTGTTAAAACATGTGAATCGGTGTATCCTCATATTCGGAAAGGACAACTCATTGTATTGGAATCTTCAACATATCCAGGGACTACTGAGGAGGTTGTTGTCCCGATATTAGAAAAAAGCGGATTGAGAGTTGATAGAGATTTCTATGTCGGATATTCACCAGAAAGAGAAGACCCGAATAATCGCGATTATCGCACAGAAACTATTCCGAAAGTAGTAGGTGCCACTTCTTTGGATGGATTGGCGGTTGCTGAGAAGATATATCAACAAATCGTTGTAAAGACTGTCCCAGTATCCTCAACTCGGGTTGCTGAAGCAACGAAGCTCATGGAAAATATTTTCAGAAGCGTAAATATTGCTTTGGTGAACGAATTAAAAGTAACATTTATGAAAATGGGAATCGATATCTGGGAAGTAATTGATGCGGCAAAAACAAAACCGTTTGGGTATATGCCATTCTATCCCGGACCGGGGCTTGGCGGGCATTGCATCCCTATTGATCCGTTCTATCTCACTTGGAAAGCGAGGGAGTATGGCGTCAATACTCGTTTTATTGAATTAGCCGGTGAAATTAATACTTCTATGCCTGATTTTGTCGTAAGTCGAGTGATGGATGTGTTGAATGAATTTGGCAAATCTCTTAAAGGCTCTAAAATATTAATGCTTGGTTTGGCATACAAGGCGAATGTGGATGATGATCGTGAATCGCCAAGTTATTTTTTAATGGAAAAATTAGAAAAAAAGGGTGCAATAGTTGAATATAATGACCCGTTCATACCGGTTATTAAGCCGACTCGGGAACACCCTCAGTTTATAGGCAAAAAATCTGTAGATATATCGAAAGATTATGATCTGATTTTAATTACCACAGCGCATGATATTTATAAGACCATGGATTTGTTATCGCTTAATATACCTATCGTTGATACACGTAATTTAATACATACGGTTTCTTCACTCGTTCATAAAGCATAAATCATTGAAAACAATAATTTCTGTTGTTGGAGCGCGGCCAAACTTTATGAAGGCAGCTCCAATCTATAAAGAATTGCTTTCACATCGTCATGAAGTCAGGCATATACTATGCCACACCGGGCAGCATTACGATGAAAAAATGTCAAAGGTGTTTTTTAATGAATTGGATTTGCCGAAACCAGATTTTTATCTCGGTGTCGGTTCGGGAACTCACGCCGAACAGACAGCTGGAGTAATGGTTGGATTTGAGAAAGTAGTGCTCGAAGAGAAGCCCGACCTTATCATTGTGTACGGCGATGTAAATTCAACTGTCGCATGTAGTCTCGTGGCGTCTAAACTAAACATTAAGCTAGCACATGTGGAATCTGGATTACGCAGTCATGATCGGACTATGCCAGAAGAGATAAATAGGATTATAACGGATACACTTTCGGATTATTTATTTGTTACAGAGTCGTCAGGTATAGAAAATTTACTACATGAAGGAATTAATAAAGAAAAAATTCATTTTGTTGGCAATGTTATGATTGACAGTCTTTTGCATTATCTCCCAAAGATAGCATGCTCGCCTATATTCACTACACTGGGTATTAAAAAAGATGAATTTATTCTTGTGACTCTGCACAGACCGAGCAATGTTGATTCAAAAAATAATTTGGAAACAATCCTTAACACTTTGAATATTCTCTCACAGAAATATCCTGTTGTATTTCCGATGCATCCGCGGACAAAAAAAAATATCAATGAATATGAATTAAATAGTTTGATTTCTAACAATATCATTGTAACTGATCCGTTGGGCTACATAGATTTCCTTGCATTAATGAACTTCGCGAAACTTGTGATTACTGATAGCGGAGGCATTCAGGAAGAATGCACATTCTTAAAAGTGCAATGCCTGACAGCAAGAGAAAATACTGAACGCCCGATCACGGTCGAAGTTGGGACAAACCATTTGCTCGGCACTGACTGGAAAAAAATACAAGTTATTGCAAAAGAAATACTAAACGGAAAAATAAAAATGGGGACAATTCCAGAATTATGGGATGGCCATGCAAGTGAAAGAATTGTAGATATCTTACTTCCCCCAAAAATTTAATTACAAACTAGACTATGAAACAAGCAATCATAAAAAAAGGTAAAGTATTCGCTGAACAAATGCCCGCCCCTGTCGTTTCAAAGGGGAGTGTTCTTATTAAAGTAGTTAATAGTTGCATATCTGCAGGCACTGAAATGAGTGGTGTTGTTGAAAGTGGGAAATCACTTATTACGAGAGCTATGGAACAACCCTCAAATGTTTCAAAAGCAATTAGCATGATTCGATCAGATGGAATTGCCAGATCATATAAGAAAATTATGGGCAAACTGGATTCCGGTCATCCGACAGGATATTCCATCTCGGGAATTGTCATCGGTGTTGGTGAGAGGACAACACGTTTTAGAGTCGGCGACAAAATTGCGGCAGCGGGCGCCGGATTGGCGAATCATGCTGAATATGTTGATGTACCAGAACAATTAGTAATGCATATTCCGGCAAATCTCGGATTTTTAGAAGCATCTACGGTAACTTTGGGCGGTATAGCGATGCAAGGAGTTCGCCGGGCAAATATCGCGATCGGAGAGTACTGTGTCGTTATCGGGGCTGGTATTCTTGGTTTGCTTTCAGTGCAGATACTTCGTCATTCGGGAGTGCGTGTAATCGTCGTCGATATCGACTCGGTACGCCTGGATGTTGCTAGAGAGATCGGGGCTGAGATCGTCATCAATTCCAAAAAAGAAGACCCAGTAAAAGTGGTTGAGAATTATACGGGTGGATTCGGTGCTGATGCAGTTCTCTTTACCGCATCGACAACCAGTAGTGAACCGCTTTCTCAAGCATTCCAAATGTGCAAGAAAAAGGGACGTGTCGTTCTTGTTGGGGTCGTAGGTATGACGATTAATAGGGAAGACATGTATGCGAAAGAACTAGATTTTTTGATCTCTACTTCATACGGTCCAGGTCGATATGATAAAAATTATGAAGACAAGGGATTGGATTATCCTTATGCATATATCCGGTGGACAGAAAATCGGAACATGGAAGAATATCTGCGCCTTATTCATACCGGAGCGATTAAGCTTGAAAAACTAATTAGTCGGATTTTTCCAATTGAAGAAGTGACGAAAGCATTTGAATCGCTAAAAAGTTCCGTTCAACGTCCCTTGATGGTAATTTTGGAATACGGAGAACCGGAAGAATCCGAATTGGTAGAGTATCTCCATCATGAGAGAAAAGTACAGACAGGCATTGTGGAGGTGAAGAATGATATTGTCAATGTTGCCCTCGTAGGTGTTGGCAGTTTCGCAACGGGAATGCATTTGCCGAATATGAAAAAACTGAAGGAAAAGTATCGACTGTATGCTGTTCTGGACCGCGTTGGCCATAGGTCTAAGACTATCGCCGAGCAATATAAGGCGGCGTTTGCCACTACGAATTATGCTGATGTCCTCAACGACCCCAATATCGATCTGATATTTATCTCAACTCAGCATGATTCTCACGCTGAATTGGCACTACAGGCACTACAAGCTGGAAAAAATGTCTTTGTGGAAAAACCGTTAGCGACTAACCAGAAGGATCTTGATAAAATCAAAGCCTTTTACAGCAATAAAGATATAGTCAAACCCTTACTGCTAGTCGGTTTCAATCGGCGATTTAGCAGATATGCCTGTGAAATAAAAAAACATATCGATAAACGAATAAATCCAATGGTGATCCGCTATCGCATGAATGCAGGATACATCCCTCTCGATCATTGGGTGCATGAACACGGCGGTCGAATTGTGGGCGAAGCGTGTCATATTATTGACCTGATGACATATTTTATTGGAACGAAAGTCGTTAGTATAAGTGTCGAATCGATGACACCGAAAACGTCGAAGTACAGCAGCAGTGATAATAAATCAATCATCTTGAAATACGACGAAGGATCGATCTGCACCATTGATTATTTTGCCATCGGGAGTCGGGAGATCCCCAAAGAATTTATGGAAATTCATTTTGATGAAAAAACAATCATCATGAATGATTATAAATCATTGATCGGTCATGGTCTGACATTGAATCCAATTTCAACATCAATTAGTGAAAAAGGTCATTTAGAAGAATTGGATATTCTTTATCAAACGCTTAAGCAATCTAGTCCTTGGCCTATTGAATTATGGGATATGATTCAGACGATGGAAATCACTTTCGCTGTTGCTCCATAAAACTAACTGAAATAGACATAACGGAAATTCTACGCACAGATCATCGCAAAATGAGAACAACAAAAATTCTCTTTTTAGGATCATTTCCTCCACCGTTTGGAGGTATTGCCTCGCATCTTTATGATCTCTTTAAGGTGTTTGCTGATGCAAAACGCGATTTTTATGTATTTGATATATACCAGAGGGACCTTTCGAATGATGAAGGTTATCTCCACTTGCGTTCACAGAAGAGAAGGGGAAAATTATTCTCTCATCTCTCTTCGCTGTTCTGCTTCGTACGGTACCTCAATAGATTTACTATAGTCCTTTTTCAGACGGTGAAATTCTATGGAAAAGGGGACCAAGAATTTCTCTTTCCATTCAAGGTAGTCCTCACACTTATCGAACTCATTAAAACTATCCGAAATGATGGTATCACCACTCTCTCCGCCTATCATACATTTCCAGAAGGGATGTACGCATATTTTATAAGAAAGTATTTTTTTACTGAGATTTGTTATTCTGTGACTGTGTTTGGTGAACTTCAGGCGGATACCATTCATATTTCAAAACATGAAAAGTTATACAATCAAATATTGAAAAATGCCAACATTTTGATGGCATCAAGTCAATATTGTGGAAGTGGTGTAGAAAAGGTCGGACTCTCGACAGCGAAAGTTTCCGTTATTCCGTATGGCATAGATATCGATCATTTTAAACGGACTATTCCCTATGAAGAAACTAAATCAAAGCGGAAGATTTTGTTCGTCGGTCATATAAATGTGCGAATGGGGCTGGAATGTTTGTTGAATGCGTTGGCTATTCTGAAAAAGAAAAGCATTGAAACAAATGTTATAATTGTTGGTAATGATCATGGGTTCCTTTCAGAATTTACGAAGTTGGTGAATACTTTTGGGCTTGTAGATAATATTTCGATACAAAAAAACGTTTCATACAATGCACTGCGTACTATTTATGATGAATCGTATCTTTATGTAAATACGGCAAATACCAAATTGCCCTGTATGGGATTGTCCATGAAAGAGGCGATGGCTTCAGAATTACCCGTGATCGCATCAAATGCCGGTGGAATTCCAGAAGCAGTAGTTATCGGGGAGACAGGTTACATCTTTCCGGCAGATGATGCGATTGAGTTAGCGAAATATATTGAGTTGACGCTCACGAATTTTGAATTATCAAAAAAGATGGGAAAGTCAGGAAGAAGAAGGGCGGAAGAAATCTTTGATAAGAATAAAACAAGCCAGAATATTTTAGATATATTAAATATGATGGAAAAAAACTTATGACAACCCACCAAATTGTACCTCTCATTGAACCCTATTTGGGAAAGAATGCTCGTCTTTATGTCTCCGAATGTATTGATAGCAACTGGATTAGTTCAAGAGGGCATTTCATTCCTGATTTTGAAGACGCATTTGCAAAATTTATCGGAACAAAATACGCTGTTGCTGTGTCAAACGGAACGGTCGCAATTCATTTGGCGCTTGTCAGTCTGGGTATCAAGGAGGGGGACGAAGTCATTGTTCCCGACCTAACATTTGCCGCTACCATTAATGCAGTGCTGCATGCACACGCCACTCCAGTAATCGTTGATATTGATCGTGATACATGGAATATTTCACCTGAAAAGATTATTGAAGTCATCACGACAAAAACGAAAGCTATCATCCCTGTTCACTTATATGGTTATCCGTGCAATATGGATGAAATTATGAAAATCGGTGAAAAGTATAATCTGAAAATTATTGAAGATGCTGCAGAAGCTCATGGCGCTGAATTCGACGGAAAGAAGGTTGGTAGTTTTGGTGTAGTTGGAACGTTCAGTTTTTATGGAAATAAAATAATCACTACTGGAGAAGGTGGAATCTGTGTGACGGATGATAATCATCTTTATGAGAAGATGATCATTTTACGTGACCATGGAATGAACCGTCAGAATAAATATCAATATGATGTAGTGGGGTACAATTATCGAATGACGAATCCTCAAGCGGCGATGGGATTTGCGCAGCTCGAAGAGATCAATGAGATAATTACCCAGCGCAATCTTATCAAGAGTTGGTATGACACTGAATTTAAAAAAAATAAATTAATCACATTACGGAAGGATACGAAAAAGGTTGAATCGGTTAACTGGCTATTCACCTGTTTGATAGAAAACCGTGATGAGGTGATCAAGAAATTGGCTTTGAATTACATTGAAACTCGTCCCATGTTCTATCCGCTTCATCAAATGGAGATTTATAAAAGATATTCAAAGAACATTTGTATTAATTCAAGTGAAATATCCCTTAAAGGGATCAGCTTACCAACCTACTTTAAGATTCCCTATTCTTATGTGGAACGCGTGTGTCATTCACTTCTAGCCGAGGAAAAATCCTATGCCTGCTGAACCGTTTAAATTTGACGGTGTATTAGATGAATGGAAGAGCAATCAAATTCTCCGCTTCTGTAATAAATCAGCACTCGACATAGGGTGTAATACAGGTGAACTTGTTTCTTTTTTGAATTCACGGAATATTTATACTGAAGGTTTAGATTCCAATCAAGAATTTATTTACGCTGCTCGAAAAAAATATTCAACACTTCATTTTAACTGTGGAAGCGATTTATCGATTTTTAAAGATAATCAATTTGAGAGTGTCATCGCATGGAATGTGATAGAGCATATCCATGATGATCTTGATGCTCTCCATCAAATGGTGCGCATAGCGTCTCACAATGTGATCCTATCAATTCCCAAAGAAGATGAATTATCCTTGCCTGATTCTCGCGTCACTTATCGACCGTACGTCGATCCGACTCATAAACATTACTATACTCGAGATATCCTCCTGTCCATGGTTTCGCAGATAGGCCCGTATATTACTTATTTTGAGGATACAACTCGTGTCCGGCCGCTTCTAGCATATCAGAAAATTGGTATACCGCGGTGGCTCTGTGCATCACTGGATACACTGTTCTGGAAATTTGGCTCCCAAAAGGAATTATTTCATGCTAACATCATGATGGTGGTGGAAAAAAAATATAGAGCTTGATTTTTTATTATAACAATGATAGACAAACGGCTGAGAGTGTACAAGATTGCTACATCAGTTAAAATCAATTTCAAAAGAGACAATTATTTATGGGGTGGGCGGTGCAGCAGGGAGCATCGTTTCATTTTTATTATTGCCGTTGTATACGAAATTCCTCACGCCGGAAGATTACGGGTATCTTGCAATTTTTTCTGTGTTTCAGTCTATCATTGAAATTACCGCCGTCTTTGGTCTAAGCTCTGGGTTGTTTCGCTATTACCTGATGGCGAAGGACGAAGCTGAACAACGGATGGTCATGAACACTTGCTTTTGGACTCAAACTCTTTTTATTATCGTTCTCGCCGCGATCACGCTTCCAATGGTAAGCCAGTTCTCTCAGGTTCTTTTCGGCAGCACTAAATATTCGTACTTATTTACAATGGTTACAGCCACAGGTCTTTTGTCTGCCTTTGGAAGCTTCATTTTTTCGTTCATGCGGGCGAAAAGGAAACCGGTTTTTTTTGCTTTCGCGCAAATTGTTAAGGTGACACTCCTAACACTTACGAATGTCTATTTTGTCGCCGTACTCCACTGGAATTATTCCGGGATCATTATCGGAAATCTTACCGTGCTAATCGTTATCACGGTGATTGTACTTGGATGGTTCTCCAGATTCATTGGCTTTTCTTTTTCCGCGGTCATTTTAAAAAAACTTTTCGTTTTCATCAGTCCTATCTATGTTGTAAACTTGTTTTTCCTCCTTCTCAATCTCTCTGACCGCTTCTTTCTGAATCATTTTCTTACTCCAACGGAAGTTGGCCTTTATTCCTACGGGAATAAGATCGGGTCAATCGTGATGAT
The genomic region above belongs to Ignavibacteriales bacterium and contains:
- a CDS encoding oligosaccharide flippase family protein, whose translation is MLHQLKSISKETIIYGVGGAAGSIVSFLLLPLYTKFLTPEDYGYLAIFSVFQSIIEITAVFGLSSGLFRYYLMAKDEAEQRMVMNTCFWTQTLFIIVLAAITLPMVSQFSQVLFGSTKYSYLFTMVTATGLLSAFGSFIFSFMRAKRKPVFFAFAQIVKVTLLTLTNVYFVAVLHWNYSGIIIGNLTVLIVITVIVLGWFSRFIGFSFSAVILKKLFVFISPIYVVNLFFLLLNLSDRFFLNHFLTPTEVGLYSYGNKIGSIVMIGVVTPFSTAIVPYALSIAKEDHFKKTFSKIIKYFLLILIYLSMCIFYFSKEIVLAVSNASYVDASGIVGPILLSSIFYGLYYNLSIAIDIVEKTYLATIVVVTGAVVSISLNYSTIPFLGMYGSALASCVSNGVLLLFMYYYCQKYFYIHYEVNAFLRVIGIIIFYSIFYFILPGIGIQDVMTILIKVALCILFPFLLYVFRVFDEDERKYAKKYLHSRIPIF